A region of Maridesulfovibrio sp. DNA encodes the following proteins:
- a CDS encoding Kiwa anti-phage protein KwaB-like domain-containing protein, producing MITLADLQGFPFNNATASLWIVKKRIQQKQAKYTARWVEIAGEEENNNDLESQLVSTVNNVVTIQKDDLDYDFVATPDEFCLLKVDAQNTNMPLILDKMNIPGDECQVTSEKELLNAAGYVIHIQAGDESLYAFKKTSSSWTTKKVKASYGAFFRNGCMIGISQESVFQIYKSVDFICYKDTVFISDKRSFESAMNYKESMIERRDEAVTDLEASGIFSSVDSISEFIGEDMRYLRSISSIMDKGFYKNNEFMTRLKNKNQERNWGIEFDEYGKIIPNTDRMPDLFKILNDFRLFSELSHNIYDVPSTQSVA from the coding sequence TTGATAACTCTTGCAGATCTTCAAGGCTTCCCCTTTAACAATGCTACTGCTTCATTGTGGATTGTGAAAAAACGTATTCAACAAAAACAAGCTAAATATACCGCTCGCTGGGTTGAAATAGCAGGCGAAGAAGAAAATAATAATGACCTTGAAAGCCAATTGGTTTCTACAGTAAACAATGTCGTCACTATTCAAAAAGATGATCTTGACTATGATTTTGTGGCAACTCCTGACGAGTTTTGCTTACTAAAAGTAGACGCGCAAAACACAAATATGCCTTTGATACTAGATAAAATGAATATTCCAGGAGATGAATGTCAAGTAACTTCAGAAAAAGAACTGCTCAATGCCGCCGGATATGTAATCCATATTCAAGCTGGCGATGAATCCCTATATGCATTTAAAAAAACATCCTCGTCTTGGACAACAAAAAAAGTGAAAGCTTCTTATGGTGCGTTCTTTAGAAATGGATGCATGATAGGCATTTCACAAGAGTCTGTCTTTCAAATATACAAGTCCGTGGACTTTATTTGCTACAAAGACACAGTCTTCATCTCAGATAAACGAAGCTTTGAATCAGCAATGAATTATAAAGAAAGTATGATTGAGCGTAGAGATGAAGCCGTTACAGATCTCGAAGCATCTGGAATATTTAGTTCCGTTGATTCCATTAGCGAATTTATCGGCGAAGACATGCGTTACTTACGGTCAATCTCATCTATTATGGACAAAGGATTTTATAAAAACAATGAATTCATGACTAGATTGAAAAACAAAAACCAAGAGCGAAATTGGGGAATTGAATTCGATGAATATGGGAAAATAATACCAAACACAGACAGAATGCCCGACCTCTTTAAAATTCTGAATGACTTTAGATTATTCTCAGAGTTAAGCCATAATATCTATGATGTTCCATCAACTCAATCTGTAGCTTAA
- a CDS encoding DUF2075 domain-containing protein → MKRAYYSSPVDKFLLDSPSSILGDLTQNHTFSLEDLQKNAWVAQIEILQRELKDFSGAYIAFEYAIPRMGKRIDVVIIYKGIVFALEFKVGDKKYTKSAIEQVLDYSVDLKNFHEQSHNCVIVPVVVSTEAPREQFILKEYPDAIYQPIMANKNNIAEYLSEISKKVECIGQIDSEAWLDSVYRPTPTIIEAAQALYTGHSVKEISRSDSGAINLAATSNTISDIIEHSKLQKRKSICFITGVPGAGKTLAGLNIANERHNVDEGEHAVFLSGNGPLVDVLQEALARNEVASCSGVKITKDKARRKAKAFIQNIHHFRDDNLQSDLAPIERVAVFDEAQRAWTKEQASSFMSKKRNMRDFSMSEPEFLISVLDRHEDWATIICLIGGGQEINTGEAGLPEWFTAIHDSYPHWDVYASDQLTEIEYTNGNNIYSALSTEQLKIKKDLHLSVSVRSFRSERLSGFVKAILDLDLETAAELNEELREVYPLKVTRNLEEAKNWLKSKARGSEGLGITAYSGAYRLKPYGIHVKSQIDPKTWFLNNKNDVRSAAFLEDAATEFDIQGLELDWTCVAWDSSLRIKNGAWEFKNFRGTKWQNVNDEIRRRYLLNAYRVLLTRARQGMVIFIPEGSTEDETRLPEFYDPMYNFLLECGVSNV, encoded by the coding sequence GTGAAAAGAGCCTATTATTCTTCGCCAGTTGATAAATTCCTTCTTGATTCCCCGTCTTCAATTCTTGGTGATTTAACTCAGAACCATACATTTTCATTAGAAGATTTACAAAAAAATGCCTGGGTGGCTCAGATAGAGATACTTCAACGTGAGTTAAAAGATTTTTCTGGGGCTTACATAGCTTTTGAATATGCAATTCCCAGAATGGGAAAACGTATAGATGTAGTCATTATCTATAAGGGGATCGTTTTTGCGCTGGAATTCAAGGTTGGCGATAAGAAGTATACGAAGTCGGCAATAGAGCAGGTACTAGACTATTCAGTTGATTTGAAAAATTTTCACGAGCAAAGCCATAATTGCGTGATTGTTCCGGTCGTTGTTTCAACAGAAGCGCCTCGAGAACAGTTTATTCTCAAAGAATATCCAGATGCTATTTATCAGCCCATTATGGCGAACAAGAACAACATTGCTGAATATTTATCTGAAATATCAAAAAAAGTTGAATGTATAGGTCAAATAGACTCTGAAGCATGGTTAGATTCGGTATATAGGCCTACTCCTACAATTATCGAAGCTGCTCAAGCTCTTTATACAGGGCATAGCGTAAAGGAAATTTCTAGATCAGACTCTGGTGCTATTAATCTCGCCGCTACCTCAAATACAATTTCAGATATTATTGAGCACTCTAAACTTCAAAAGCGGAAATCTATTTGCTTCATTACAGGTGTTCCTGGTGCAGGTAAGACTCTCGCCGGACTTAACATTGCAAATGAACGGCATAATGTTGACGAAGGTGAGCATGCCGTATTTCTATCCGGTAATGGACCTTTAGTTGATGTTTTGCAGGAAGCTCTTGCAAGAAATGAAGTCGCATCATGTTCAGGCGTAAAGATAACCAAGGATAAAGCCCGTCGAAAAGCTAAAGCATTCATCCAAAATATACACCACTTTCGAGATGATAATTTGCAGAGTGATTTAGCTCCAATCGAACGAGTGGCTGTTTTTGATGAAGCTCAAAGAGCATGGACTAAAGAGCAGGCGAGTTCTTTCATGTCTAAAAAAAGAAATATGCGTGATTTCTCAATGTCTGAGCCTGAATTTTTAATAAGCGTTCTCGATAGACATGAGGATTGGGCGACGATCATTTGTCTGATAGGCGGAGGCCAGGAGATAAACACAGGTGAGGCGGGACTACCTGAGTGGTTTACTGCAATACATGATTCATATCCACATTGGGATGTATATGCTTCTGACCAGCTTACTGAGATTGAATATACAAATGGAAACAATATCTATTCGGCACTTTCAACTGAACAACTTAAGATCAAAAAAGATTTACACTTATCTGTTTCAGTTAGATCTTTTAGGTCTGAACGACTTTCTGGATTTGTAAAGGCTATATTGGATCTAGATCTGGAGACCGCTGCAGAGTTGAATGAAGAATTAAGGGAAGTATATCCACTTAAAGTTACTCGTAATCTTGAGGAAGCAAAAAATTGGCTTAAATCAAAAGCGCGTGGCAGTGAAGGACTTGGAATAACTGCTTACTCAGGAGCATATAGATTAAAGCCTTACGGTATTCATGTTAAATCGCAAATCGATCCTAAGACATGGTTTTTAAATAATAAAAATGATGTGCGATCAGCGGCATTCTTAGAAGATGCAGCAACTGAATTTGATATCCAAGGTCTTGAGTTAGATTGGACCTGTGTTGCTTGGGATTCGAGTTTAAGAATTAAAAACGGGGCTTGGGAGTTTAAAAATTTCCGAGGAACCAAGTGGCAAAATGTAAATGATGAAATACGTAGGCGATATCTTCTTAATGCGTATAGGGTGTTGTTGACCAGAGCACGGCAAGGAATGGTCATTTTTATTCCTGAGGGTAGCACTGAAGATGAAACCAGACTTCCTGAGTTTTACGACCCTATGTACAATTTCCTTCTAGAGTGTGGCGTATCTAATGTCTAA
- a CDS encoding DUF2188 domain-containing protein has translation MARDTHRVMPHPDGGWQIRRDGDSRASHRTDTQTEGIDIARGISRNQGTELQIHRPNGQIRESDSHGNDPYPPKG, from the coding sequence ATGGCCCGCGATACACACCGCGTAATGCCGCACCCTGACGGCGGATGGCAAATTAGGCGCGATGGCGACAGCAGAGCATCTCATAGAACAGATACTCAGACTGAAGGAATTGACATCGCCAGAGGAATTAGCCGTAATCAAGGAACAGAGCTCCAGATCCACCGTCCCAACGGACAAATCAGAGAGTCTGACAGCCACGGCAATGATCCATATCCTCCCAAGGGGTAA